CCATGCCACCCTCGACGCTCTCCCTGCTCGGCCTGGTACGGCACATGGCCGAGGTGGAGCGCGCCTGGTTCCGCCGGGTGATCAACGGGGAGGACATCCCGTACGTCTGGTCGGACAAGGGCGACTTCCAGGAGGCGTACGACGCGAGCGAGTCCACGCGCTCGGAGGCTTTCGAGGCCTGGCAGACGGAGATCGAGCACTCACGCCGGATCGAGGAGCAGGCCGAGTCCCTCGATGTGACCGGCTACCAGACCAAGTGGGGTGAGGACGTGTCACTCCGGCTGGTGATGCTGCACATGATCCATGAGTACGCCCGGCACAACGGCCACGCCGACTTCCTCCGCGAGGGGATCGACGGCACGGTGGGTGCCTAGTTCCTACGGTGTCCTGACGCGTTCGAGCTCCGGCGGCAGCGGACGAGGGGCGGCACTCCCCAGGCCCATCTCACCGCCAACTCCGCAGCGTACGAAGTCGGAGTTGACCTCAATCGCAGTTGAGGTTCCAGACTTCTCGCAAGTTATCGAATTGGGGAGTGGACGGCATGCGCGTAGCACAGGTGAAGGAATTCGGCGGCCCTGAGGTTCTGGTCACGGCGGAGGTCCCGGATCCACTGGCGGGTCCGGGCGAGGCGGTCGTGGCTGTCTCCGCGGTGGACACGATCTTCGTGGAGACGCAGGTGCGGTCCGGCGCGTTCGGCGAGCACTTCGCGGTCCAACCACCGTATGTGCCGGGCGGCGGCATCGCGGGTACGGTGCGCGCGGTCGGCCAGGGGGTGGACAAGGCGTGGATCGGCCGCCGGGTCATCACCGCCCTCGGCTTCACCGGCGGCTACGCCGAGCAGGCCGTGGCCCCCGTGGCCAAGCTGGTCCCTGTCCCAGACGGTCTCGGACTGCAGGAGGCCGCCGCCCTGGTCCACGACGGCGTCACGGCCTGCGCGCTTTTGGAGTCCACCGGCCTCGGCGCGGGCGAGCGGGTGCTGATCCTGGGCGCATCGGGCGGCATGGGCACTCTGCTTGTACAGCTGGCGAAGGCCGCCGGGGCGGAAGTGACCGGGGTGGCCCGGGGTGAGCGGAAGACGTCCCTGGTGCGGGAGTTGGGTGCGAACGTGGTCGTGGACGCGACCCGGGACGACTGGGTCGCACAGACCCGCGCGGCGCTGGGCCCGGCCGGCGCGGACGTGGTGCTCGACGGGGTCGGCGGCGCTCCGGGCCTGGCTGCCTTCGCGCTGACGGCGGACGGCGGGATCTTCTCGGCGCACGGGGCGCCGACGGGCGGCTTCGCTCCGGTGGATGCGGCGGAGGCGGAGCGCCGTGCGATCAAGCTGCTCGGCATCGGGGACGTACAGCTCTCGGACGAGGAGTACGTGCGCCTGGCGGCGAAGGCCCTGGAAGAGGCGGCCGCGGGCCGGCTGCGACCGGTGATCGGCGGCACGTTCCCGCTGACGCGCGCGGCGGAGGCGCATGCGGCGATCGAGGCACGGACGCTGCGGGGGAAGGTGCTGCTGACGATGTGAGCGCGGTGGGCTCGGGGGGCGAGGTGAGGCGGAGCCGTGGACGGCGCTGTTGTGGCGCGAGGGGATTCCGGCGGTGGCGCTCGCGCTGTCGGGGGTGCTGTCAAGGGTCCGTACGGCCTGGGTACGCACGGAGCCACCGCATATACGCGGCCATGACCTGCCGGAGTGTCGGCACTTCGGACAGACCCAGCGGCTCGGCAGCCGCCTTGAGAACGAGATGGATCCGCCAGGCGGCCCGGGGCAGCAACTGCCAGTTCGGCTTCGGGCCGGAACCCAGGGCCACAGCCGTACGGATCACATCCGTGTAGACGGACTGCGCCCGCTTGTAGGAGAGCAGCACCTGAAGGTCCTGCTCCCATCCGTCGGAACTGCCGGGCCGCACGCCCTCCACAGCCGCCCGCCACACTTCCTTGACCCGCTCTTCCTCCTTCTGCGAGTAGCGCATCAGATGGAGGTGCGTCGCCAGGTCGTAGAGCGGATCACCGATCGCGGCGAGCTCCCAGTCGATCGTCCACAGGTCGCCCGCGGGATCGACGATGAAGTTCTCCCGGTGGAGGTCGCCATGGATGAGAGCGAAGGGGCGCGATGCAAGTCTCACCGTCGCTCTCTTCAGCTCCTCCAACGGGTTTTCAGGGACGCCGAGTTCATCGAAGAGCGTCCCGAACCGGCCGGCGTTCTCGCCGTACACCTGCTCTTCAGTGAAGCGGATGAGCCCGCGCAGGAAAGCGCCCGAGTCGGCGTCGGTGTCCGTCTCGGTCTCGGTATCGGTGTCGGTGTCGGTCGGCCGATCGGCGACGGCGGCGTTCCGTCGTATGTCGAGTTCATCCGCCTTGACCCCCACCAGCTCTTCAAACAGCCGGCCGAGTTGATGGAGATGACGGTCCGAGAGCGGCCTTCTGGAAAGCGTCCGCCCTTCGATGAACCCCTGCAGACAGACGTTCTCCGCGACCTCGAAGCACTCCGGAATACGGGCGATCCGGCCGCGCAGCGCGATGAGGAGCCGGTCCTCCGAGGCGAAACACCGACGGTCGAACCAGAGCAGTTCCTCGCGCGGCGACCGCAGCTTGCCCCGCTCGAACCTTGTGGCCAGCGGATTCTCGGCGGGCAGCGGGAAGGCGTACGTCTCATGGTGGTAGCCCTTGAGGGGCCCCTCCACGAACCGATCGTCCCGGCTCAGCCCGGCTGCT
This portion of the Streptomyces sp. NBC_01750 genome encodes:
- a CDS encoding zinc-binding dehydrogenase; the protein is MRVAQVKEFGGPEVLVTAEVPDPLAGPGEAVVAVSAVDTIFVETQVRSGAFGEHFAVQPPYVPGGGIAGTVRAVGQGVDKAWIGRRVITALGFTGGYAEQAVAPVAKLVPVPDGLGLQEAAALVHDGVTACALLESTGLGAGERVLILGASGGMGTLLVQLAKAAGAEVTGVARGERKTSLVRELGANVVVDATRDDWVAQTRAALGPAGADVVLDGVGGAPGLAAFALTADGGIFSAHGAPTGGFAPVDAAEAERRAIKLLGIGDVQLSDEEYVRLAAKALEEAAAGRLRPVIGGTFPLTRAAEAHAAIEARTLRGKVLLTM
- a CDS encoding DinB family protein, whose translation is MTVERIGPPLTGGERETLRAFLDYHRATLAMKADGLSDEDLRRQSMPPSTLSLLGLVRHMAEVERAWFRRVINGEDIPYVWSDKGDFQEAYDASESTRSEAFEAWQTEIEHSRRIEEQAESLDVTGYQTKWGEDVSLRLVMLHMIHEYARHNGHADFLREGIDGTVGA
- a CDS encoding phosphotransferase, which codes for MEGPLKGYHHETYAFPLPAENPLATRFERGKLRSPREELLWFDRRCFASEDRLLIALRGRIARIPECFEVAENVCLQGFIEGRTLSRRPLSDRHLHQLGRLFEELVGVKADELDIRRNAAVADRPTDTDTDTETETDTDADSGAFLRGLIRFTEEQVYGENAGRFGTLFDELGVPENPLEELKRATVRLASRPFALIHGDLHRENFIVDPAGDLWTIDWELAAIGDPLYDLATHLHLMRYSQKEEERVKEVWRAAVEGVRPGSSDGWEQDLQVLLSYKRAQSVYTDVIRTAVALGSGPKPNWQLLPRAAWRIHLVLKAAAEPLGLSEVPTLRQVMAAYMRWLRAYPGRTDP